A stretch of the Cryptosporangium minutisporangium genome encodes the following:
- a CDS encoding metalloregulator ArsR/SmtB family transcription factor: protein MTTSFAVLAEPTRRRILDLLLERPRPVGELVEHLGLSQPGTSKHLKVLRDAGLVRVRQDAQRRWYELAPEPLAEIDAWLAPYRRLWSRSLDSLEAHLDANPE, encoded by the coding sequence GTGACCACCTCGTTCGCGGTGCTGGCCGAGCCGACCCGGCGTCGCATCCTCGATCTGCTGCTCGAACGACCCCGTCCGGTGGGTGAGTTGGTCGAGCACCTGGGGCTGAGTCAGCCCGGGACGTCCAAGCACCTGAAGGTATTGCGGGACGCCGGATTGGTGCGGGTGCGGCAGGACGCCCAGCGGCGGTGGTACGAGTTGGCGCCGGAGCCGCTCGCGGAGATCGATGCCTGGCTGGCGCCGTACCGGCGATTGTGGAGCCGAAGCCTGGACAGCCTCGAAGCCCACCTGGACGCCAACCCGGAGTAG